In Gossypium arboreum isolate Shixiya-1 chromosome 6, ASM2569848v2, whole genome shotgun sequence, the following are encoded in one genomic region:
- the LOC108484388 gene encoding actin-related protein 6-like has protein sequence MSNVVVLDNGGGLIKAGQGGERDPAVVIPNCLYRPLTSKKFLHPSTTTEEDLTSAAIRRPIDRGYLINPDLQRDIWSHLLNSLLHVSPSSSSLLLTEPLFSLPSIQRSTDELIFEDFGFNSLFVADSPSLVHLYESSRRPDSLLSEAQCSLVVDCGFSFTHVAPVFQNCTLNYGVKRIDLGGKALTNYLKELVSYRSINVMDETFLMDDVKEKLCFVSLDVETDLQIARKQGKDNLFRCTYVLPDGVTHKKGYVKDPEAAQRHLRASPSAAMEPNKETYQLETIAKTEERKRVDLTKNEFDLINERFLVPEMIFQPADLGMNEAGLAECIVRAVNSCHPYLRPVLYQSIILTGGSTLFPRFAERLQKDLRPLVPHEYQVKITTQNDPILDVWRGGSLLASSPNFESTCVTKAEYEEHGSARCRRRFFH, from the exons ATGTCAAACGTCGTCGTCCTCGATAACGGCGGTGGCCTGATTAAAGCGGGCCAAGGAGGCGAGCGCGATCCCGCCGTCGTAATTCCCAACTGTCTCTACCGCCCTCTTACCTCCAAAAAGTTCCTCCACCCCTCCACTACCACCGAAGAAGACCTTACCTCCGCCGCTATCCGCCGCCCCATCGACCGAGGCTACCTAATCAACCCCGATCTCCAACGCGACATCTGGTCGCACCTCTTGAACTCCCTCCTCCATGTCTCCCCTTCCTCTTCTTCCCTCCTCCTAACCGAGCCCCTCTTTTCCCTCCCTTCCATCCAACGCTCCACCGACGAACTCATCTTCGAAGACTTCGGCTTCAACTCCCTCTTCGTCGCCGATTCTCCTTCCCTCGTCCACCTCTACGAGTCCAGCCGCCGTCCTGACAGCCTGCTTTCCGAGGCGCAGTGTAGTTTGGTGGTCGACTGTGGGTTCTCCTTTACCCACGTGGCCCCTGTCTTTCAGAACTGTACCTTGAATTATGGGGTGAAGAGGATAGATTTGGGTGGGAAAGCCTTGACTAATTATCTCAAGGAATTGGTTTCATATCGCTCCATTAATGTGATGGATGAAACCTTTCTAATGGACGATGTTAAAGAGAAGCTCTGCTTTGTTTCTCTTGATGTTGAAACAGATCTCCAGATTGCCAG GAAACAAGGAAAAGACAACCTTTTTAGATGTACCTATGTATTGCCTGATGGTGTGACTCACAAAAAGGGTTATGTTAAAGACCCTGAAGCAGCCCAGAGGCATCTCAGAGCCTCTCCATCAGCTGCCATGGAACCAAACAAAGAGACATATCAGTTGGAAACTATCGCCAAGACTGAGGAGAGGAAGAGGGTGGATTTAACTAAAAAT GAGTTTGACTTAATCAATGAACGGTTTCTCGTTCCGGAGATGATCTTCCAACCTGCAGATTTGG GAATGAATGAGGCCGGACTAGCAGAATGCATTGTTCGAGCTGTCAATTCATGCCATCCTTATCTTCGCCCTGTACTTTATCAAAG CATTATATTGACCGGTGGAAGTACATTGTTTCCTCGATTTGCCGAAAGACT ACAAAAGGATCTTCGCCCTCTTGTCCCACATGAGTATCAAGTGAAGATAACAACTCAAAATGA TCCAATCCTAGATGTGTGGCGTGGAGGTTCACTTTTGGCATCGAGTCCCAATTTTGAATCAACATGTGTCACCAAGGCTGAGTACGAAGAGCATGGATCGGCTCGATGTCGGAGGAGATTCTTTCATTGA